The nucleotide window GGTGGATGTGACCAGCGATCGAGATATTTCCGACCTTGATACCAAGGCTCCGGTCACCAATGGTGTCCTCGACCCGACGAAGGAGCAATATAACCCCGGAATTGGCGGTGACTATGTCATAGTCAAGGCCTATTTGCCCATGTCATCGATCAACAGCCTGTTTGCCTTGCTTGATGCCGCCAATGGACCACAGTTTGTCATATCGGCGGTGATGGTGTTTCGCAGTGAACCTTATTCATAGGGCCTCATCATATCAAAGTCCGAACCACTCCCTGCCCCCGTTTTCCGTATCACACAGGCACGCAAGATGACCCTTCTTTCCACTTTACGCTCACGTCTCAATCGTTTCCGCAGGGATGAGCGGGGGGTAGTCTCCATTGAATTCACATTGGTTCTGCCGCTGATGGCTGTGCTGCTGCTCGGTTCATGGGAACTGAACAATGCCCTTCTGACCAAACGGAAATCCTCCCATCTGGCCTCTACCATTGCCAATCTGGCAGCTCAGGATGACAACATCACCGCATCGGATTGGGTTACCTTCGGAGACATCGCCGACCGAATACTGTTCCCCTATGACGGGTTCACGCACCGGATCGGGCTGATCGGAGTCAGGATCGACGGTGCAGGACGGGTGAATCTTGAGTGTTCCTTCGGGACCGCTGCGATCGATCCGTCCTCCCTGCCTGATGGCCTCAAGATTGCCAACACCTTCTATCTCATGACTGCCAGCGAAGTGGACTATGAGGCCTTTACCAAGAATTCAAGCCTGTATGGCACGAGTGGTGGCATCATGGACATGACCTTCCGGGATACGGCAATCTTTGCCCCCCGCAATGCCGATGCCGTGAGCTGCAGATAGGTTCCACAGCAGGTTCGGTGTGGCTCAGCGTTTGGTGGCAATCTCGATTAGCGGCTCGTAATCCTTCAGCTCCACGCTTCTGAAGCCACCATCATAACGCCGCTCGACCGCGTCGT belongs to uncultured Cohaesibacter sp. and includes:
- a CDS encoding TadE/TadG family type IV pilus assembly protein codes for the protein MTLLSTLRSRLNRFRRDERGVVSIEFTLVLPLMAVLLLGSWELNNALLTKRKSSHLASTIANLAAQDDNITASDWVTFGDIADRILFPYDGFTHRIGLIGVRIDGAGRVNLECSFGTAAIDPSSLPDGLKIANTFYLMTASEVDYEAFTKNSSLYGTSGGIMDMTFRDTAIFAPRNADAVSCR